From Mycobacterium lacus, one genomic window encodes:
- the fusA gene encoding elongation factor G — translation MAQKDVLTDLSRVRNFGIMAHIDAGKTTTTERILYYTGITYKIGEVHDGAATMDWMEQEQERGITITSAATTTFWKDNQLNIIDTPGHVDFTVEVERNLRVLDGAVAVFDGKEGVEPQSEQVWRQADKYDVPRICFVNKMDKIGADFYFSVRTMEERLGAKAVPIQLPIGAEADFEGVVDLVEMNAKVWRGETKLGETYDTIEIPAELVEKADEYRTKLLEVVAETDEHLLEKYLGGEELTVDEIKGAIRKLTISSEIYPVLCGSAFKNKGVQPMLDAVVDYLPSPLDVPPAIGHAPGKEDEEVVRNATTDEPFAALAFKIATHPFFGKLTYIRVYSGKVDSGAQVINATRGKKERLGKLFQMHSNKENPVHTASAGHIYAVIGLKDTTTGDTLSDPNQQIVLESMTFPDPVIEVAIEPKTKSDQEKLSLSIQKLAEEDPTFKVHLDQETGQTVIGGMGELHLDILVDRMRREFKVEANVGKPQVAYKETIRRVVDNVEYTHKKQTGGSGQFAKVIIKLEPFTGEDGATYEFENKVTGGRIPREYIPSVDAGAQDAMQYGVLAGYPLVNLKVTLLDGAFHEVDSSEMAFKVAGSQALKKAAAQAQPVILEPIMAVEVTTPETYMGDVIGDLNSRRGQIQAMEERGGARVVRAHVPLSEMFGYVGDLRSKTQGRANYSMVFDSYSEVPANVSKEIIAKATGE, via the coding sequence GTGGCACAGAAGGACGTGCTGACCGACCTGAGCAGGGTCCGCAACTTCGGCATCATGGCGCACATCGATGCCGGTAAGACCACGACCACCGAGCGAATCCTGTACTACACCGGCATCACCTACAAGATCGGTGAGGTGCACGACGGCGCCGCGACCATGGACTGGATGGAGCAGGAGCAGGAGCGGGGCATCACCATCACCTCCGCGGCCACGACAACGTTCTGGAAAGACAACCAGCTCAACATTATCGACACGCCTGGGCACGTCGATTTCACCGTCGAGGTGGAGCGCAACCTGCGTGTGCTCGATGGAGCGGTCGCGGTTTTCGACGGCAAAGAAGGCGTCGAACCGCAGTCCGAGCAGGTCTGGCGCCAGGCCGACAAGTACGACGTTCCGCGCATCTGCTTCGTCAACAAGATGGACAAGATCGGCGCGGACTTCTACTTCTCGGTGCGCACGATGGAGGAGCGGCTCGGGGCCAAGGCGGTCCCGATCCAGCTGCCCATCGGCGCCGAGGCCGACTTCGAAGGCGTCGTCGACCTGGTCGAGATGAACGCCAAGGTGTGGCGCGGCGAGACGAAACTCGGCGAGACCTATGACACCATCGAGATCCCGGCCGAACTGGTCGAGAAGGCCGACGAATACCGCACCAAGCTGCTCGAGGTCGTCGCGGAGACCGACGAGCACCTCCTCGAGAAGTACCTTGGCGGCGAAGAACTCACCGTCGACGAGATCAAGGGCGCGATTCGCAAACTGACGATCTCGTCCGAGATCTACCCGGTGCTGTGCGGCAGCGCGTTCAAGAACAAGGGCGTGCAGCCGATGCTGGACGCTGTGGTGGACTACCTGCCGTCGCCGCTGGATGTTCCGCCGGCGATCGGGCACGCGCCCGGCAAGGAGGACGAGGAGGTCGTGCGGAACGCGACGACCGACGAGCCCTTTGCCGCGCTGGCGTTCAAGATCGCCACGCACCCGTTCTTCGGCAAGCTCACCTACATCCGGGTGTACTCCGGCAAGGTCGATTCCGGCGCCCAGGTCATCAATGCCACCAGGGGCAAGAAGGAGCGTCTGGGCAAGCTGTTCCAGATGCACTCGAACAAGGAAAACCCAGTACACACGGCCTCGGCCGGTCACATCTATGCGGTCATCGGGCTCAAGGACACCACCACCGGCGACACGTTGAGCGACCCGAACCAGCAGATTGTGCTCGAGTCGATGACCTTCCCGGACCCGGTGATCGAGGTGGCCATCGAGCCGAAGACCAAGAGCGACCAGGAGAAGCTGAGCCTGTCGATCCAGAAGCTCGCCGAAGAAGACCCCACCTTCAAGGTGCACCTGGATCAAGAGACCGGCCAGACCGTGATCGGCGGCATGGGCGAGTTGCACCTGGACATCCTGGTGGACCGCATGCGCCGCGAATTCAAGGTCGAGGCCAACGTCGGCAAGCCCCAGGTGGCGTACAAGGAGACCATCCGCCGCGTGGTGGACAACGTCGAGTACACCCACAAGAAGCAGACCGGCGGATCGGGCCAGTTCGCCAAGGTGATCATCAAACTCGAGCCGTTCACCGGCGAAGACGGCGCAACCTACGAGTTCGAGAACAAGGTCACCGGTGGACGTATCCCGCGCGAATACATCCCGTCGGTGGACGCCGGCGCGCAAGATGCCATGCAGTACGGTGTCTTGGCTGGCTATCCCTTGGTGAATCTCAAGGTCACGTTGCTCGACGGCGCTTTCCACGAGGTCGACTCGTCGGAGATGGCATTCAAGGTCGCAGGTTCGCAGGCGCTGAAAAAGGCTGCGGCACAAGCGCAGCCGGTGATCTTGGAACCGATCATGGCCGTCGAGGTCACCACGCCCGAGACTTACATGGGCGATGTGATCGGCGACCTGAACTCCCGCCGTGGTCAGATTCAGGCCATGGAGGAACGGGGCGGTGCGCGCGTGGTCAGGGCCCACGTGCCGCTGTCGGAGATGTTCGGCTACGTCGGTGACCTGCGGTCCAAGACGCAAGGCCGGGCGAATTACTCCATGGTGTTCGACTCGTACTCCGAAGTGCCGGCGAACGTGTCGAAGGAAATCATCGCGAAGGCGACGGGCGAGTGA
- the rpsG gene encoding 30S ribosomal protein S7: MPRKGPAPKRPLVNDPVYGSQLVTQLVNKVLLKGKKSLAERIVYGALEHAREKTGTDPVITLKRALDNVKPALEVRSRRVGGATYQVPVEVRPDRSTTLALRWLVSFSRQRREKTMIERLANEILDASNGLGASVKRREDTHKMAEANRAFAHYRW; the protein is encoded by the coding sequence ATGCCGCGCAAGGGGCCCGCACCCAAGCGTCCGCTGGTCAACGACCCTGTCTACGGATCGCAGCTGGTCACCCAGCTGGTGAACAAAGTTCTGCTAAAGGGGAAGAAATCGCTGGCCGAGCGCATTGTTTATGGTGCGCTCGAACATGCCCGCGAGAAGACCGGCACCGATCCCGTCATCACCCTCAAGCGTGCTCTCGACAATGTCAAGCCGGCCCTCGAGGTGCGCAGCCGACGCGTCGGCGGTGCCACCTACCAGGTGCCTGTCGAGGTGCGTCCCGACCGGTCGACCACGCTGGCACTGCGCTGGCTCGTCAGCTTCTCGCGGCAACGCCGGGAGAAGACGATGATCGAGCGCCTGGCAAACGAGATCCTGGATGCCAGCAACGGCCTCGGGGCCTCTGTGAAGCGGCGTGAGGACACGCACAAGATGGCCGAGGCAAACCGCGCCTTCGCGCACTATCGCTGGTGA
- the rpsL gene encoding 30S ribosomal protein S12, which translates to MPTIQQLVRKGRRDKIGKVKTAALKGSPQRRGVCTRVYTTTPKKPNSALRKVARVKLTSQVEVTAYIPGEGHNLQEHSMVLVRGGRVKDLPGVRYKIIRGSLDTQGVKNRKQARSRYGAKKEKS; encoded by the coding sequence ATGCCAACCATTCAGCAGCTGGTCCGCAAGGGTCGTCGGGACAAGATCGGCAAGGTCAAGACCGCGGCTCTGAAGGGCAGCCCGCAACGTCGTGGCGTGTGCACTCGCGTGTACACAACCACCCCGAAGAAGCCGAACTCGGCGCTTCGGAAGGTTGCGCGCGTGAAGCTGACGAGTCAAGTCGAGGTCACGGCATACATCCCGGGCGAGGGTCACAACCTGCAGGAGCACTCGATGGTGCTGGTGCGCGGCGGCCGTGTTAAGGACCTGCCTGGCGTGCGGTACAAGATCATCCGCGGTTCGCTCGACACGCAGGGTGTCAAGAACCGCAAGCAGGCTCGCAGCCGTTACGGCGCCAAGAAGGAGAAGAGCTGA
- a CDS encoding TetR/AcrR family transcriptional regulator, with the protein MSRTAKLSRDVIVEGALTFLDREGWDSLTINALATQLGTKGPSLYNHVDSLEDLRRAVRIRVIDDIITMLKRVGEGRARDDAVLVMAGAYRSYAHHHPGRYSAFTRMPLGGDDPEYTAATRGAAAPVIAVLSSYGLDGEAAFHAALEFWSALHGFVLLEMTGVMDDIDTDAVFSDMVLRLAAGLERRTASDATKTT; encoded by the coding sequence ATTTCCCGCACCGCCAAGCTGAGCCGCGACGTCATCGTCGAGGGCGCCCTGACCTTCCTGGACCGGGAGGGCTGGGACTCCCTGACCATCAATGCGCTGGCTACACAGCTGGGGACCAAGGGCCCGTCGCTGTACAACCACGTGGACAGCCTCGAGGACCTGCGCCGCGCGGTGCGGATCCGGGTCATCGACGACATCATCACGATGCTGAAGCGGGTCGGCGAGGGCCGGGCCCGTGATGACGCGGTATTGGTCATGGCGGGCGCCTACCGCAGCTACGCCCACCACCACCCCGGTCGATACTCGGCATTCACCCGGATGCCGCTAGGCGGTGACGACCCCGAGTACACCGCCGCGACCAGAGGCGCGGCCGCGCCGGTGATCGCGGTGTTGTCCTCGTACGGGCTCGATGGCGAGGCGGCCTTCCATGCCGCCCTTGAGTTCTGGTCGGCATTGCATGGGTTCGTGTTGCTGGAAATGACCGGTGTGATGGACGACATCGACACGGATGCGGTGTTTTCGGACATGGTGCTGCGGCTGGCGGCGGGCTTGGAGAGACGCACCGCGTCCGACGCCACCAAGACGACTTGA
- a CDS encoding DUF3060 domain-containing protein, whose product MNWTTIAGALATGAIAIAATPAAPPPAAHAKNGDTHVTGQGIEQTVDCNDSTLLVNGTGNTVTALGTCWAVTVMGSSNTVVADTIVNDITVYGWDETVFYKNGDPFIWDRGRELGMVNRLQRVGS is encoded by the coding sequence GTGAACTGGACGACGATCGCCGGGGCTCTGGCTACCGGTGCCATCGCTATCGCTGCCACGCCAGCCGCCCCACCACCGGCCGCGCACGCCAAGAATGGCGACACCCATGTCACGGGACAGGGGATCGAGCAGACGGTCGACTGCAACGATTCCACCCTGCTGGTCAACGGCACGGGCAACACCGTCACGGCGCTCGGAACCTGCTGGGCGGTGACCGTTATGGGCTCGTCCAACACGGTCGTCGCCGACACGATCGTCAACGACATCACCGTCTACGGCTGGGACGAAACCGTGTTCTACAAAAACGGTGACCCGTTCATCTGGGACCGTGGCCGCGAACTCGGCATGGTAAACCGGCTACAGCGGGTGGGCAGCTGA
- a CDS encoding DUF3060 domain-containing protein: MRAQFSADSSRFAATALALPVVAVAFALAGCSSTAKPPGATTTATTTTTRGAAPPTSGTAAPTTSTGGSTTASIEIGNTLTYGSLGTTATLDCADGKSLNVGGSDNTLTVNGTCATVTIGGANNKIAFDKVDERLTVVGLNNTITYKAGDPTVDNLGSGNSIKKE, translated from the coding sequence ATGCGCGCCCAGTTCTCCGCCGACTCATCCAGATTCGCCGCGACGGCCCTGGCGCTGCCCGTCGTAGCGGTGGCTTTCGCACTGGCGGGCTGCAGCTCGACGGCTAAGCCGCCGGGAGCCACTACGACGGCTACGACAACGACGACGCGCGGCGCGGCCCCGCCGACGAGCGGTACGGCCGCGCCAACAACGTCGACGGGCGGATCCACAACCGCCTCAATCGAAATCGGGAACACGTTGACCTACGGCTCGCTCGGAACCACGGCCACCCTCGATTGTGCCGACGGGAAATCGCTGAACGTGGGCGGCTCGGACAACACGCTGACCGTGAACGGCACCTGCGCGACGGTGACCATCGGCGGCGCGAACAACAAGATCGCCTTCGACAAGGTCGATGAGCGCCTCACCGTGGTGGGGCTTAACAACACCATCACCTACAAGGCCGGGGACCCGACGGTCGACAATCTCGGCTCGGGCAACAGCATCAAGAAAGAGTGA
- a CDS encoding crotonase/enoyl-CoA hydratase family protein, with the protein MTDPVRVERNGPVTTVILNRPAARNAVNGPTAAALYTAFDQFDRDDTASVAVLWGEGGTFCAGADLKAFGTPQANSVHRTGPGPMGPSRMVLSKPVIAAVSGYAVAGGLELALWCDLRVAEEDAVFGVFCRRWGVPLIDGGTVRLPRLIGHSRAMDMILTGRGVRADEALAMGLANRVVPKGQARQAAEELAAGLAALPQQCLRSDRLSALHQWGLPESAAIDLEFASIFRVAAEAMEGAGRFAAGAGRHGAPAHSG; encoded by the coding sequence ATGACTGATCCGGTGCGTGTGGAACGCAATGGGCCGGTGACAACGGTGATCCTAAACCGGCCAGCGGCACGCAACGCCGTCAACGGCCCGACGGCCGCCGCGTTGTACACCGCGTTCGACCAATTCGATCGCGACGACACCGCGTCGGTCGCCGTGTTGTGGGGTGAGGGCGGAACCTTTTGTGCGGGAGCCGATTTGAAGGCTTTCGGCACACCGCAGGCCAACTCCGTGCACCGGACGGGCCCGGGTCCGATGGGGCCCAGCCGCATGGTGCTATCCAAACCCGTGATCGCCGCGGTCAGCGGCTACGCCGTCGCCGGCGGCCTGGAGTTGGCCTTGTGGTGCGACCTGCGGGTCGCCGAAGAGGACGCCGTATTCGGCGTGTTCTGCCGCCGCTGGGGGGTGCCGCTGATTGACGGCGGCACCGTGCGCCTGCCGCGGCTGATCGGCCACAGCAGGGCCATGGACATGATCCTCACCGGCCGCGGCGTGCGGGCCGACGAAGCGCTGGCGATGGGCCTGGCCAATCGGGTGGTCCCCAAAGGCCAAGCCCGCCAGGCGGCCGAGGAATTGGCGGCGGGGCTGGCCGCGCTGCCGCAGCAATGCCTGCGATCGGACCGGCTGTCAGCGTTGCACCAGTGGGGGCTGCCCGAATCCGCGGCCATCGACCTCGAGTTCGCCAGCATTTTCCGGGTCGCCGCCGAGGCGATGGAAGGCGCCGGACGATTCGCCGCGGGCGCCGGCCGGCACGGCGCCCCGGCACATAGCGGTTAG
- a CDS encoding PaaX family transcriptional regulator C-terminal domain-containing protein yields MPNMTARSVVLSVLLGAHPAWASASELISLTNDFGIKETALRVALTRMVGAGDLIRSADGYRLSDRLLARQRRQDDAMRPRARSWRGYWHIVIVTSVGTDARSRATLRTTMHDKRFGELREGVWMRPDNLDLELEPDVAARVRVLRARDDAPAELAGRLWNLAEWAEAGQRLLEEMARACDIPGRFVVAAAMVRHLLTDPMLPAELLPADWPGARLRAAYHDFATELAERIDATQLREAT; encoded by the coding sequence ATGCCGAACATGACAGCCCGCTCGGTGGTGCTGTCCGTGCTGCTCGGTGCCCATCCCGCGTGGGCCAGCGCGAGCGAATTGATTAGCCTGACAAACGATTTCGGCATCAAAGAGACCGCGTTGCGGGTCGCGCTGACCCGCATGGTCGGCGCCGGTGACCTGATCCGGTCCGCCGACGGCTACCGGCTTTCGGATCGGCTGCTCGCCCGCCAGCGTCGGCAGGACGATGCGATGCGCCCCCGGGCCCGGTCCTGGCGCGGATACTGGCACATCGTGATCGTCACCAGCGTCGGCACCGATGCCCGCAGCCGTGCCACGCTACGAACCACCATGCACGACAAGCGTTTCGGTGAACTGCGCGAAGGGGTGTGGATGCGCCCCGACAACCTCGACCTGGAGCTGGAGCCCGACGTCGCGGCCCGCGTCCGGGTGTTGAGGGCACGCGACGACGCACCCGCCGAGCTGGCCGGGCGACTGTGGAATCTGGCCGAGTGGGCCGAGGCCGGCCAGCGGTTGCTCGAAGAGATGGCCCGAGCCTGTGACATTCCCGGCCGGTTCGTGGTGGCCGCCGCGATGGTGCGCCACCTGCTCACCGATCCGATGCTGCCCGCCGAACTGCTGCCCGCTGATTGGCCCGGCGCCCGGCTGCGCGCCGCCTACCACGACTTCGCCACCGAACTGGCGGAGCGAATCGATGCAACCCAACTCCGGGAGGCGACATGA
- a CDS encoding crotonase/enoyl-CoA hydratase family protein: protein MTHTIRPVDFDNLKTMTYEVTGRVARITFNRPEKGNAIVADTPLELSALVERADLDPNVHVILVSGRGEGFCAGFDLSAYAEGSSSAGGGEAYKGTVLDGKTQAANHLPNQPWDPMIDYQMMSRFVRGFSSLMHADKPTVVKIHGYCVAGGTDIALHADQVIAAADAKIGYPPTRAWGVPAAGLWAHRLGDQRAKRLLLAGDCITGAQAAEWGLAVEAPDPKDLDERTERLVARIAALPVNQLIMIKLALNSALLQQGVAISRMVSTVFDGVARHTPEGHAFVADAVEHGFREAVRHRDEPFGDYGRRASQV from the coding sequence ATGACGCACACGATCAGGCCGGTCGATTTCGACAACCTGAAAACGATGACCTACGAGGTCACCGGCCGGGTCGCGCGGATCACCTTCAACCGCCCGGAGAAGGGCAACGCGATCGTCGCCGATACCCCGCTGGAGCTATCGGCGTTGGTGGAACGTGCCGATCTGGACCCAAACGTCCACGTCATCCTGGTGTCGGGTCGCGGCGAGGGCTTCTGCGCCGGATTCGACCTGTCCGCCTACGCCGAGGGGTCGTCGTCGGCGGGCGGCGGTGAGGCATACAAAGGCACGGTGCTGGACGGCAAGACCCAGGCCGCCAACCACCTGCCCAATCAGCCGTGGGACCCGATGATCGACTACCAGATGATGAGCCGCTTCGTGCGCGGGTTCTCCAGCCTGATGCATGCCGACAAGCCGACGGTGGTCAAGATCCACGGCTACTGTGTGGCGGGCGGCACCGACATCGCCCTGCACGCCGATCAGGTGATAGCCGCCGCCGACGCCAAGATCGGCTACCCCCCGACCCGGGCGTGGGGGGTGCCGGCCGCCGGCCTGTGGGCGCACCGGCTCGGTGACCAGCGCGCCAAACGGCTGCTGCTCGCCGGCGATTGCATCACCGGCGCACAAGCCGCCGAGTGGGGTCTGGCGGTTGAGGCGCCGGATCCGAAGGACCTCGACGAGCGCACCGAGCGGCTCGTAGCGCGCATCGCCGCACTGCCGGTCAACCAGCTGATCATGATCAAACTCGCGCTCAATTCCGCTCTGCTGCAACAAGGTGTGGCCATCAGCAGGATGGTCAGCACCGTGTTCGACGGCGTCGCCCGGCACACGCCCGAGGGGCATGCCTTCGTCGCCGACGCGGTTGAGCACGGCTTCCGGGAAGCGGTGCGCCACCGTGACGAGCCCTTCGGTGACTACGGCCGTCGAGCATCGCAGGTCTAA
- a CDS encoding acyl-CoA dehydrogenase family protein has translation MPATHVVTNQVPPLKNYNPASSPVLIEALIREGGEWGLDEFTALGAIAGSRQAQRWSELADRNRPILHTHDRYGHRIDEVEYDPAYHELMRTAIEHGLHAAPWADQRPGAHVVRAAKTCTWWSVEPGHMCPVSATYAVVPALRYNTELASTYEPLLTSRHYDPELKVPTTKAGITAGMSMTEKQGGSDVRANTTTATRNADGSYTLTGHKWFTSAPMCDIFLVLAQAPGGLSCFFLPRVLPDGSRNRMLLQRLKDKLGNHANASSEVEYDGAIAWLVGEEGRGVPTIIEMVNMTRLDCTLGSATGMQAGLAWAIHHAQHRKAFGAYLIDQPLMRNVLADLAVEAEAATIVAMRMAGATDNAVRGDGREALLRRIGLAASKYWVCKRATPHAAEALECLGGNGYVEDSGMPRLYREAPLNGIWEGSGNVSALDTLRAMATRPECVEVLFDELSKSAGSDARLDSHVGQLRPQLEDLETVGYRARRIAEDICLALQGSLLVRHGHPAVAEAFLATRLDGRWGRAFGTMPTGLDLAPILERALVKG, from the coding sequence ATGCCAGCTACCCATGTCGTCACCAACCAGGTTCCGCCCCTGAAGAACTACAACCCCGCGTCGTCGCCGGTGCTCATCGAGGCCCTGATCCGCGAAGGCGGCGAGTGGGGCCTGGATGAGTTCACCGCACTCGGGGCCATCGCCGGCTCCCGGCAAGCTCAGCGTTGGAGCGAGCTTGCCGACCGCAACCGGCCGATCCTGCACACTCACGACCGCTACGGCCATCGCATCGATGAAGTGGAATATGACCCGGCCTACCACGAGTTGATGCGTACCGCGATCGAGCACGGTCTGCACGCCGCGCCCTGGGCGGATCAGCGGCCCGGTGCCCATGTGGTGCGGGCCGCCAAGACGTGCACCTGGTGGAGCGTTGAGCCGGGCCACATGTGCCCCGTCTCGGCGACCTACGCGGTGGTGCCGGCGCTGCGGTACAACACCGAGTTGGCGAGCACATATGAGCCGCTGCTGACCAGCCGGCACTACGACCCCGAGTTGAAGGTGCCCACCACCAAGGCCGGCATCACCGCGGGCATGTCGATGACCGAAAAACAGGGCGGTTCCGATGTGCGGGCCAACACCACCACAGCGACCCGCAACGCCGACGGCAGCTACACATTGACCGGTCATAAATGGTTCACCTCGGCGCCGATGTGTGACATCTTCTTGGTCCTGGCTCAGGCGCCCGGCGGCCTGTCCTGCTTCTTCCTGCCCCGGGTGCTGCCCGACGGGAGCCGCAACCGAATGTTGTTGCAGCGGTTGAAGGACAAGCTCGGCAACCACGCAAACGCCTCCAGCGAGGTCGAATACGACGGCGCCATCGCGTGGCTGGTGGGAGAAGAGGGGCGCGGAGTGCCGACCATCATCGAGATGGTCAACATGACCCGGCTGGATTGCACGCTGGGCAGCGCCACCGGGATGCAGGCGGGACTGGCCTGGGCCATCCACCACGCCCAGCACCGCAAGGCCTTCGGCGCCTACCTGATTGACCAGCCGTTGATGCGCAATGTGCTCGCCGACCTGGCGGTCGAGGCCGAGGCCGCCACAATCGTCGCGATGCGCATGGCCGGCGCCACCGACAACGCGGTACGCGGCGACGGACGCGAGGCCCTGCTGCGCCGGATTGGGCTGGCGGCCAGCAAATACTGGGTGTGCAAGCGCGCTACCCCGCACGCGGCCGAGGCGCTGGAATGCCTGGGCGGCAACGGCTATGTCGAGGACTCCGGGATGCCCCGGCTGTACCGCGAGGCGCCGCTGAACGGCATCTGGGAGGGCTCCGGCAACGTCAGCGCGCTGGATACGTTGCGTGCCATGGCAACTCGCCCCGAGTGCGTCGAGGTGCTGTTCGACGAGCTGAGCAAGAGCGCCGGTTCCGATGCCCGCCTGGACAGCCACGTCGGCCAGTTGCGACCGCAACTTGAGGATCTGGAAACCGTCGGTTACCGAGCCCGCAGGATCGCCGAGGACATCTGCCTGGCGCTGCAGGGTTCGCTGCTGGTGCGTCACGGCCATCCAGCCGTCGCCGAGGCGTTCCTGGCGACCCGGCTCGACGGGCGGTGGGGCCGGGCGTTCGGCACCATGCCGACCGGATTGGATCTCGCGCCGATCCTCGAACGTGCTCTAGTCAAGGGATGA
- a CDS encoding alpha/beta hydrolase family esterase: MIGRAITFFTVVLALSGCTSGRTVPPSAFVSGTSVHTVKIGGVDRTYRLYLPTGLSASAPLVVMLHGAFGNAARAERAYGWDELAESDKFLVAYPDGLNWTWNVNGGGCCGRPAREGVDDVAFITAAVADIAKNVSINPSRVYATGISNGGIMSYTLACNTGVFAAIGPDAATQLDPCRSPHPTSVMHIHGTADRLIPYGGGSGLGAIDGPSVPAVNAFWRNVDRCGAPVTTTEGLVTTSTAGCADSRSVVLVTVNDGGHQWPPFATRALWDFFAGHPH; this comes from the coding sequence CTGATCGGCCGAGCCATCACGTTTTTCACGGTCGTACTCGCGCTCAGCGGCTGTACGTCGGGACGAACCGTGCCACCGTCGGCCTTCGTGAGCGGAACCAGCGTCCACACCGTCAAGATCGGCGGTGTCGACCGCACCTATCGGCTCTACCTGCCGACGGGATTGTCCGCCTCGGCCCCGCTGGTGGTCATGCTGCACGGCGCGTTCGGCAACGCCGCCCGCGCCGAAAGGGCTTACGGCTGGGACGAATTGGCTGAGTCTGACAAGTTCCTCGTCGCCTATCCGGACGGCCTGAACTGGACCTGGAACGTCAACGGCGGCGGCTGCTGCGGCCGGCCGGCACGGGAGGGCGTCGACGACGTGGCTTTCATCACCGCCGCCGTCGCCGACATCGCCAAGAACGTCAGCATCAACCCGTCCAGGGTCTATGCCACCGGAATCAGCAACGGCGGCATTATGTCCTACACGCTGGCATGCAACACCGGTGTCTTCGCGGCGATCGGCCCGGACGCGGCGACGCAACTGGATCCCTGCCGGTCCCCGCACCCGACCTCGGTCATGCACATCCACGGCACGGCGGATCGGCTCATCCCTTACGGCGGTGGATCGGGCCTCGGCGCGATCGACGGTCCCTCGGTGCCAGCGGTGAATGCGTTTTGGCGCAACGTTGACCGGTGCGGCGCCCCGGTGACCACCACCGAGGGCCTGGTCACCACGTCGACCGCCGGATGCGCCGACAGCCGCAGCGTCGTCCTCGTCACCGTCAACGACGGTGGCCATCAGTGGCCGCCCTTCGCTACCCGTGCACTGTGGGATTTCTTCGCCGGTCACCCGCACTAG